Proteins encoded by one window of Pseudonocardia alni:
- a CDS encoding TIGR03084 family metal-binding protein: METVLDDLEAESAVVRAMVADLDDAAIGGPTPAEGWTVRDQLTHLAWFDEAATLAATDPATFRTRADGLQELGPGFPDRIAADHAGLRAEEVRAWFAGARDALVSTFRGIGPKTRLPWYGPDMSALSSVTARLMETWAHGQDVADALGMLREPTDRLRHVAHLGVQTFGFTFRNNGREVPEAPVRVELVAPSGTLWTWGPEDAADRVTGSALGFCLVATQRRHPDDTDVATTGPVAADWISIAQTFANPPGPGRAPGAVTAAFPAPTRTPAGGPA, encoded by the coding sequence ATGGAGACGGTCCTCGACGACCTGGAGGCCGAGAGCGCGGTCGTCCGCGCGATGGTCGCCGATCTCGACGACGCCGCCATCGGCGGCCCCACGCCGGCCGAGGGCTGGACCGTCCGCGACCAGCTCACCCACCTCGCCTGGTTCGACGAGGCGGCCACCCTCGCGGCGACGGACCCGGCGACCTTCCGCACGCGGGCGGACGGGTTGCAGGAGCTCGGGCCCGGCTTCCCCGACCGGATCGCCGCGGACCACGCGGGTCTGCGGGCCGAGGAGGTCCGGGCCTGGTTCGCCGGGGCCCGCGACGCCCTCGTCAGCACCTTCCGCGGCATCGGGCCGAAGACCCGGCTGCCCTGGTACGGGCCGGACATGAGCGCCCTGTCCTCCGTCACCGCCCGGCTGATGGAGACCTGGGCGCACGGCCAGGACGTCGCCGACGCGCTCGGGATGCTCCGGGAGCCGACGGACCGGCTGCGCCACGTCGCCCACCTGGGGGTGCAGACCTTCGGTTTCACCTTCCGCAACAACGGCCGCGAGGTCCCGGAGGCGCCCGTGCGGGTGGAGCTGGTCGCCCCCTCCGGCACGCTGTGGACCTGGGGCCCGGAGGACGCCGCGGACCGGGTCACCGGCTCCGCCCTGGGCTTCTGCCTGGTCGCGACCCAGCGCAGGCACCCCGACGACACCGACGTGGCCACGACCGGGCCGGTCGCCGCCGACTGGATCTCGATCGCCCAGACCTTCGCCAACCCGCCCGGCCCCGGCCGCGCCCCCGGCGCCGTCACCGCGGCGTTCCCCGCCCCGACCCGTACCCCCGCAGGAGGGCCCGCATGA